The window CCGGATTTTATACAGAGATGTATGAACTGGAAATGGGTAGCTTCGACGCTGACCTTTGTTATTACAAGGAATTTTTAGCTGCCAGGTCATCGATTCTTGAGATAGGTTGCGGTACTGGTCGGTTGAGCCGGTTGCTTGCTGAGGAGGGACACCAGGTTACAGGTATTGATCTGTCTGAAGCTATGCTTGCCTGCGCCGGAAAAAAGGGCGGTACCAATATACGTTATATTAATATGGACATGCGTGACCTGCAGCTGTCCGAAAAGTTTGACGCTGTCATCATTCCTTACCATACGCTCAACCTGCTTACCGACGAGCAGGATATTCTTCGCACCCTCACAGGATGCCACAGCCATTTACGGACAGACGGGCAACTCCTGTTACAGCTGTACATTCCCAATGCTGTAACTGCCGATGACGGCAACGCATCATTTCAATTTCAAATGTTCGATCGTCCGGCTGGCGGGAAAATCGTCAAGGAGATCATTAAAAAAATTAATCCAGAGACTGGCGTGCTCGAGATGACTGAACGTTATAAAATTCGCCCAATGCAGGCCGGACAACCCAACACAAATTTCAGCCATACCATGCAACTGCATTCCGCCTCCCAGGAGCAATGGATGCGCTATGTTGAAGCAGCAGGGTTTGATATCCTTTCTTCAACCAACCGCTATTACCCGAGCGCCACCCCTTCCCCCAACATGCTCCTCCTCCATTGCCGCAAAACCGAGTAACCACTCTCCCCCCGCCTTTGCAGTAGCTGTTGTAGTTAACGCAGTTGCCTTTGCAGTTAACGCAGTTGCCGTCACGTCCAACATCCCCCATCCAACCTCCTACAAGTAGTTGCCGTTCCAGCAGCAGTTACGTCCAACATCCCCCTTCCAACGTCCTACAAGTAATCGCAGTTGCAATTACGTCCCACGTGTCTTTACAGTTGCAACCTTTCCAAGAAATTCTAGTTTCTTGACCTGAGTCAAGGTTTTTGCGACACTACTTTTGTACCCTTGAATTATAAAGAGGTTCTCCTGACCTTGAGCCTCTGCCTTATCCGTCGAGAGTTAGCGCAGTTCCAATTAACCAATATCCGCATCGCGGATCATGCCTCCGGAGGTTTTCCTATGTTTTGTAATCAATGTGAACAAACAGCTCAGGGTATCGCCTGTACCAAAGCTGCAGGAGTATGCGGTAAAAAGGCCGAAGTGGCAGCTCTCCAGGACCTGCTGACCTACGCAGTTCAGGGACTCTCAGTCGTTGCTTCAGAAGGTAGAAAAAATGGTGTTGTCGATAATGCTGTCGATCGCTTCGCCGCAGAAGCTATTTTTGCCTGCCTGACCAACGTTGATTTTGACCCGGACCGTTTCGCAAACTGGATCAACACCGCGGTCAAGCTTCGTGAAGAGCTCAAAGTTAAAGTGAAAAATGCAGGCGGCAATGTCAATTTCACTGAAGCCCCTGTTTCTTACACTCCCGCACCGACCCTTGCAGAACTCGAAGAACAGGGAGATCAACTCGATCTGATACAAAAACTTGATACCAATGATGACCTTCGCTCACTCAAGCAACTGACCTTGTATGGTATCCGTGGTCTTGCCGCCTATACTGATCATGCAGCTATCCTAGGCCATGAAGATGACGCAGTTTATGCCTATATCCATGACACTATGGCAGATCTGGCCAGACAAGGGCAATCCCTTGAGCAGTTGGTAGGTCTCGCCCTCAAATGCGGTGAGGTGAACATCAGAGCTATGGAACTGCTCGATGCCGGCAACACCGGCACCTATGGTCACCCCGTTCCCACCGAGGTACCGCTTGGGCACAAGAAAGGCAAGGCGATCCTGGTTTCAGGCCATGATCTGCGCGATCTTGAGCTACTCCTGAAACAGACTGAAGGTAAAGGTATAAACATATATACTCATGGCGAGATGCTGCCCTGCCACGCCTACCCTGAACTCAAAAAATATGACCATTTCTACGGCCATTTCGGTACCGCCTGGCAGAATCAGAAAAAGGAATTTCCAGAGTTCCCCGGTGCCATCCTGTTCACCACCAACTGCATTCAGAAGCCGGAAGAATCGTTTGAGGCAAATGTATTCACCACCGGACTGGTAGGCTGGCCCGGCCTGGTTCATATCGGAGACAGTAAAGATTTTACTCCGGTGATCGAACGAGCTCTGGAAATGGATGGCTTCACAGACGACCTTGATAAAGGCACTGTACTGTGCGGCTTCGGCAGAAATACCGTGCTCAGTGTTGCTGACAAGGTGATTGATGGTGTGAAGAATAAAGATATCCGTCACTTCTTCCTGGTTGGCGGTTGTGACGGCGCTAAGCCCGGGCGCAACTACTATAGCGATTTCGTTGACCAGGTACCCCAGGACTGTATAGTAATGACCCTTGCCTGCGGCAAATTCCGCTTTTTCGATAAAAAACTTGGCGACATTGGCGGCATCCCCAGATTGCTCGATGTAGGCCAATGTAACGATGCATACTCAGCGGTTCAGATCGCCGTTGCTTTAGCCAACGCATTTGAGTGCGATGTCAATGAACTGCCGCTGTCCATGATACTTTCCTGGTATGAGCAGAAGGCGTGCGTCATCCTGCTGTCACTTCTGCATCTCGGCATTAAAGACATCAGGCTCGGACCCTCCCTGCCGGCCTTTATCACCCCTAATGTGCTTGATGTACTGGTACAAAACTTCGATATCAAGCCAATCGCGGCCACTGCCGCTGAAGATCTGCAAACAATCCTGAACTAGTTTTTGTTGCTTATCATCGCTTCATGAGGCAGGATGCACCTTCGCATCCTGCCTTTTTTTTCGCTTTGCAGTTCGACTCGCCCGAGGACACAAAATTTTCATGAAATATGTGGGCTAATAGTTATTGTTAAAGAGTTATGTCTGATAAAACCTTCGTTCGTATTCCCGGCTTTTCCGCCAACACTCTTTCTGTCGCAACCTTAGAGAAAATCATTGCCCTGCTGAAAGATCATCAGGTCATGGAACTCAAGATCACCGGCAGACATCAATTATCCATACCGCCGACAGACCAGCATTCCCTGCAGGCGATTTCCAAAGGATTACAGAATCTTGATCCAGGGCTATCAGCGGCAGCTATCGCCAAGAATCAATCTGGTTTCAGCACCATCCGAACCTGCCCGGATAGTGGTAATTGCAAACATGGAATACGGGACATCACCCCTTTCATTGACCTCCTCGACGCCATACGGTTGCCCGGCGACCTTCCGGCAAAGGTGAAAGTCAGTGTTGCCGGTTGCCAGATGTGCTGCACTGCCCCATTTGTCCGTGATATTGGCTTAATCGCCGAACGAAAAGGCTGGAAGCTGATTTTCGGTGGCAACAGTGGCGGCAGACCAAAAATTGGAGATGTAATAGCAAACGGCCAGACCGACGAGCAAGCTATTGAATTGATTCTGAGATGCCTTATCATCTACATAGAAAACGCAAAGCCCAAAATGCGCACCGCCCGTTTTATTGAATTTTACGGCGTAGATAGATTTACAAAGGAAGTACTGGGCAACGGGTAATAAAAGCCTCCATCCTTATGGATGAAAAATTAATTCATATAAACGAATAAAAAACGACATCACTTGACCCAGGTCAACGAAACATACCGCCTTTTCAGATACTATGTGGTCATGATCGTAAAAGGAGCGCCCATAAGCAGGAAGACCGGCGCAAAGATGCAGTAAACACGTTATCGATAGATCTTCAGGCGGATTGTACAGTCATTTGATCTGGGAGGAGCAGCATGAAAAATATACGTAAGATTATCAAAATTGATGAAGAACTCTGTAACGGTTGCGGAGTCTGTGTTCCGGATTGTGCTGAAGGTTCACTGAAGATTATAGACGGCAAAGCCAAACTGGTGGCCGATAATCTCTGTGACGGCCTCGGTGCCTGCCTGGGCTCCTGCCCCACCGGTGCATTGCAGATTATCGAGCGCGAAGCCGACGAATTCGACGAAGAAGCTGTTGAGCAATTTCTGGCTGAAGAAAAGCGCAAGCAGGAAAAAGAGCAGCCGGCAACACCTGCTGCAACAATGGATTGCGGGTGTGCATCCAGCCATATCCAGTCCTTTAACCAGCCAATCAAACCGATGAGTTCCTGCCAGACTGCCAGCCAGCCTCGAGAACTTTCTGTGGCTGCTGCGGACGAGGCCACCTCCAGCCTCCAACACTGGCCGGTACAGATTCGTCTGGTTCCGCCAACTGCACCGTTCCTGCAGAATGCTCACCTGCTGGTAGCCGCGGATTGTACCGCAGTTGCCGCCCGTAGCTTTCAGGAGAAATACCTGGACGGTAAGGCTGTAATGATGGGTTGTCCGAAATTTGATGACGCTGAACTCTATATCCAGCGTTTCACCGACATCTTCCAAACCTGCAACCTGCAGTCGATCACTGTTCTGATCATGGAAGTACCCTGCTGCTCCTCCATGAATGTCATCATCGACAAGGCCCTCAAGCGTTCCGGCGTTGATGTACCGGTGAAACGAGTGACTCTCTCCGTGAGAGGAGAGGAAGTAATCAAGTAAGGTATGAGGAGTGAGGTGGGAGGAGAAAATACACCTTACACCTCACTCCTATCTCCTTACGGTGTTACCACCGCAGCTCCAACCCTTCCGATGTTTCTCTCACTTTTGCCCCAAGCTGTTGTAAAAGCTGAAACAGTGGTCGGCCGAAGTAGAACAGTTCCTCGCTCAGTTCGAGCTGATGCTCCTGCACTGCAAAAACGCGGAGTTTGATATCCTCGTTCACCAGGTTCTGCAGGGCCTTGCGCTTTGGCTCAGGAATGTTGGGGCGCAGTGCGGCAATCTCTTCGAAATCGGGGCAACGAATCAGCTTTGCATGCTCTTCAACCAATGGCCTGATCGGGTTATCCTCAGCAAGGATATCCAGACGTGAGATTGTGTCTTTCTCGACCATCTCCAGTAGCTCTTCCGGCTGCCAGCACTTCAGCACTTTGCAGGCCTCAGGTCTGTGGCCGTAAATAGTGCAATTCTTTGATGTCGCGTCCAGGTAACAGCAGTCCCAATCTTTTCCTTTACCTTTAATTTTCACCAGCTCAACATTGGCCGGTGCAATCTTACCAGTTATCGGGTTATGGGCCAACTCACCCATTTTAATAGTAATAAGGTTCCTCAGCGGAATTTTACCCTCTCGTACCATCTCCAGATCTTTGGTGTGCAAAGCAGGTCCACCCGCCTTACAGCAACGCCCACACTGCTTACAACTTTCTTGCTTTTCACTCATATTATTTCAACGTCCTTCAACGAATTCATCCAAATTTATATATCTATCGGCAATCACAACAACCGCCTTCCCGCAGTTGCCGTCCCGCAGTTCAGCAGTCCCCCCTAACACCTACCCCCTATCTCCTCACGCTTTTCAGCCGTTACCGCCGTTACCGCCGTTCCGCAGTTGTAGTTCCGTCCAACATCCAACATCCCACGTCCAACGCTGTTCAGCCGTTCAGCTTTTCAACCTCAATCATTCCACTTATCAAGAATCGGAATCGCCGAAACAGCATTTTTCGGCGAGCCATCAACCAGCTTGTTGGAATAGGTCAGATAGATAAGCGTATGGCGTTTTTTGTCATAATACCTCACTACCTGCATCGATTTAAAGAGCACCGAAGTCGATTTTTTAAAAACCTGCTCGCCATCATCCTTGCCGGAACGCACGCTCCCCGGCAATTGAATATTACCGGTCTGACGACAGGCGAGGGAAGCATCGGAGGTATCTTCCGCCAAGCCGATAGACCCGCTTATACCGCCCGTTTTTGCTCTACTCAAGTAGCAGGTAGCTCCAGGAATATCGGGGTCGTCAAAAGCCTCAATTACGATTTTATCATTGGCGCCAAGCACCTTGAACTTGGTGCGAACCTCACCTATCAGCTCTCCGCCCGCCCAGACGCCAGTTGCCGGCACGAGCATCGCAAGTGCCAAAATACAACCCATTATTTTCGTTCTGTTATCAGTATTCACAACGTAACCTCTTCTATTGTGCGATATCATAATGATCACTACTTTCAAGGTTTCGACCAGACTTCATGCAGACTATCTGGTTAGGAGTCTTTATTCAGCAGAGTGCAGGAAATACCATAATACGACGTTTTTTTCATGGCATGTTTCGTCAACCAGACGATGAAGAAGCAATAGAAAGTGCAGCGTATGGCAAAGTCGGGTTGAAGTCACTATCTTTTTAAGCTACTTTCAGGCACATATTTAACTGAGCACTCAACAGACGTAACTTTAAATTTTAATGTACAAATATGAAAATCACTCTTTATAAGTCAAGTCTTTGCCCTCGCTGTCATTTTACCCGTAGGGTCCTGGAAGAACTCACAGCTGAACGTGATGATATTACCATAGAGCTTGTCGATGTACTCGTCGCCCCCCAGCGCACCATAAAAGATGGCGTGCGGATGATCCCTGCCCTGGTCTGTGGCGATCATCGACTGAGCGGGATATGGCTTGGTAACGATCAAATCAAGCAATATATTGAACAACTCACTTTTTCCGGATGAGCCCGAACCCCACAGGCAATTGAAATTTTGCTTTTTTCCGTCATAATTAAACCAGTTCATACAAGCTGGCTTTTCAGGGACTACAACAGACATATCCAATGAGACAAATACTCTTCGACTCAATCGGCAAACTCGACCTGCTGGTCTGGGTACTCGTAATTCTTTTCTTTTGCGGC of the Desulfosediminicola ganghwensis genome contains:
- a CDS encoding class I SAM-dependent methyltransferase, with amino-acid sequence MKIYSDYDQEPEDHFEPLSPGFYTEMYELEMGSFDADLCYYKEFLAARSSILEIGCGTGRLSRLLAEEGHQVTGIDLSEAMLACAGKKGGTNIRYINMDMRDLQLSEKFDAVIIPYHTLNLLTDEQDILRTLTGCHSHLRTDGQLLLQLYIPNAVTADDGNASFQFQMFDRPAGGKIVKEIIKKINPETGVLEMTERYKIRPMQAGQPNTNFSHTMQLHSASQEQWMRYVEAAGFDILSSTNRYYPSATPSPNMLLLHCRKTE
- the hcp gene encoding hydroxylamine reductase, translated to MFCNQCEQTAQGIACTKAAGVCGKKAEVAALQDLLTYAVQGLSVVASEGRKNGVVDNAVDRFAAEAIFACLTNVDFDPDRFANWINTAVKLREELKVKVKNAGGNVNFTEAPVSYTPAPTLAELEEQGDQLDLIQKLDTNDDLRSLKQLTLYGIRGLAAYTDHAAILGHEDDAVYAYIHDTMADLARQGQSLEQLVGLALKCGEVNIRAMELLDAGNTGTYGHPVPTEVPLGHKKGKAILVSGHDLRDLELLLKQTEGKGINIYTHGEMLPCHAYPELKKYDHFYGHFGTAWQNQKKEFPEFPGAILFTTNCIQKPEESFEANVFTTGLVGWPGLVHIGDSKDFTPVIERALEMDGFTDDLDKGTVLCGFGRNTVLSVADKVIDGVKNKDIRHFFLVGGCDGAKPGRNYYSDFVDQVPQDCIVMTLACGKFRFFDKKLGDIGGIPRLLDVGQCNDAYSAVQIAVALANAFECDVNELPLSMILSWYEQKACVILLSLLHLGIKDIRLGPSLPAFITPNVLDVLVQNFDIKPIAATAAEDLQTILN
- a CDS encoding CreA family protein; protein product: MGCILALAMLVPATGVWAGGELIGEVRTKFKVLGANDKIVIEAFDDPDIPGATCYLSRAKTGGISGSIGLAEDTSDASLACRQTGNIQLPGSVRSGKDDGEQVFKKSTSVLFKSMQVVRYYDKKRHTLIYLTYSNKLVDGSPKNAVSAIPILDKWND
- a CDS encoding thioredoxin family protein, which codes for MKITLYKSSLCPRCHFTRRVLEELTAERDDITIELVDVLVAPQRTIKDGVRMIPALVCGDHRLSGIWLGNDQIKQYIEQLTFSG
- a CDS encoding ATP-binding protein yields the protein MKNIRKIIKIDEELCNGCGVCVPDCAEGSLKIIDGKAKLVADNLCDGLGACLGSCPTGALQIIEREADEFDEEAVEQFLAEEKRKQEKEQPATPAATMDCGCASSHIQSFNQPIKPMSSCQTASQPRELSVAAADEATSSLQHWPVQIRLVPPTAPFLQNAHLLVAADCTAVAARSFQEKYLDGKAVMMGCPKFDDAELYIQRFTDIFQTCNLQSITVLIMEVPCCSSMNVIIDKALKRSGVDVPVKRVTLSVRGEEVIK
- a CDS encoding YkgJ family cysteine cluster protein; the encoded protein is MSEKQESCKQCGRCCKAGGPALHTKDLEMVREGKIPLRNLITIKMGELAHNPITGKIAPANVELVKIKGKGKDWDCCYLDATSKNCTIYGHRPEACKVLKCWQPEELLEMVEKDTISRLDILAEDNPIRPLVEEHAKLIRCPDFEEIAALRPNIPEPKRKALQNLVNEDIKLRVFAVQEHQLELSEELFYFGRPLFQLLQQLGAKVRETSEGLELRW